A window of the Cheilinus undulatus linkage group 21, ASM1832078v1, whole genome shotgun sequence genome harbors these coding sequences:
- the LOC121503960 gene encoding adhesion G protein-coupled receptor E2-like: MGYATYHHQCNESSCGLLAECSGDGGCVCVSGYEIPSALLPQGDSYGCEDIDECVKTSGICGSYSDCKNNPGSYICVCHVGYEATDAALPISTSNPCKDTDECLNNPCGEGGTCTNNMGSFSCKCSDGFLLDTHAIPLCQDIDECFNSTVCGPDSECTNTPGSYTCACNVGYEPTIPELDPSEENICIDIGECGRHPTICGPYANCTNAIGSYVCTCLSGFRLNNPEVIASYRNPCTDMGLETSGPGGTFPELSLLSAKGNTMEINLEAIAKNNNVNQTEMYSNVITAFLPSINNTNLTEPVNFTMYHKKVPANGMVTCVYWEEKTDETRGEKKRTARWSVDGCSAVYSGENYTVCSCSHLSTFALIMQIGEPPPDNAFLEWLNRMCVIIGLFFFGLAILTFLLCSWNPKINNTARLHLCLNLAFSHLLLLWNDEYTDDELACTVMAGLLHFLVIAGFAWMLLEALQLHLLVRRLTKVQVIQRDGLSRPVLYLVGYGVPFVIVGVSALVYSDGYGATEANLNGILFCATLWSLRPTLANMKSDVSQSKDTRLIIFKILAQFVILGCTWILGLYQTNLFFQVFFIILNSQQGTFLFIVHCMLNKEVREEYIKWLTCSFIKQKHGGSVRDAPSVSEDIDKAEEQTN; encoded by the exons ATGGGTTATGCTACCT ATCATCATCAGTGTAATGAGAGCTCCTGTGGACTGCTGGCTGAGTGCTCAGGTGATGGAGGCTGCGTCTGTGTTTCTGGGTATGAAATTCCTTCAGCACTCCTACCTCAGGGAGACTCGTATGGCTGTGAGG ACATTGATGAATGTGTGAAGACTTCAGggatttgtggctcttactCCGACTGCAAAAACAACCCCGGCTCCTACATTTGTGTTTGTCATGTTGGATATGAGGCAACTGATGCAGCTTTACCAATCTCAACGTCCAACCCCTGCAAAG ATACCGATGAATGTCTCAACAACCCTTGTGGTGAGGGTGGGACCTGCACTAACAACATGGGAAGTTTTTCCTGTAAATGCTCTGACGGCTTTTTACTCGACACTCATGCAATTCCTCTCTGCCAAG ATATCGATGAGTGCTTTAACTCCACTGTCTGTGGACCTGATTCTGAGTGCACCAACACACCTGGATCCTACACCTGTGCATGTAATGTGGGCTATGAACCAACTATACCAGAGCTGGATCCCAGCGAGGAAAACATCTGCATAG ATATTGGTGAGTGTGGAAGACACCCCACAATCTGTGGTCCTTACGCCAACTGCACAAATGCCATCGGATCATACGTCTGCACCTGCCTCTCTGGTTTCCGTCTGAACAACCCTGAGGTGATAGCCAGCTATCGTAATCCCTGCACAG ATATGGGTTTGGAGACCAGTGGGCCTGGAGGCACCTTCCCAGAGCTCTCTCTTTTGTCAGCCAAAGGAAACACGATGGAGATCAACCTGGAAGCTATAGCCAAAAATAACAATG TAAACCAAACAGAGATGTACTCTAATGTCATCACTGCCTTCTTACCCTCGATAAACAACACCAACCTCACTGAGCCCGTCAACTTTACCATGTATCACAAGAAG GTACCTGCAAATGGAATGGTGACATGTGTGTACTGGGAGGAAAAAACTGATGAGAcgagaggagagaagaagaggacgGCGCGTTGGTCAGTTGACGGCTGTTCGGCTGTGTACAGCGGTGAAAACTACACCGTGTGCAGCTGCTCTCACCTGTCCACGTTCGCCCTCATCATGCAGATCGGGGAG CCTCCACCAGATAATGCTTTCTTGGAGTGGCTAAACAGAATGTGTGTGATTATTGGGCTTTTCTTCTTTGGCTTGGCCATCTTGACCTTCCTCTTGTGCAGCTGGAACCCAAAGATCAACAACACGGCCCGTCTTCACCTCTGCCTTAATCTTGCCTTCTCCCATCTACTGCTGCTGTGGAATGACGAATACACTGATGATGAG CTGGCCTGCACCGTCATGGCGGGTCTTCTCCACTTCTTAGTCATTGCTGGTtttgcgtggatgctgctggAGGCGCTACAGCTCCACCTGTTGGTTCGAAGGCTTACCAAGGTGCAGGTCATCCAGAGAGATGGGCTCTCTCGGCCAGTGCTCTACCTGGTTGGCTACGGTGTTCCCTTTGTGATTGTTGGTGTTTCTGCACTGGTGTACTCTGATGGATATGGTGCTACTGAGGCGAAC ctTAATGGGATTTTGTTTTGTGCAACTCTATGGAGTCTGAGACCCACACTGGCCAACATGAAGAGTGATGTTTCTCAATCCAAAGACACACG GTTGATTATTTTCAAGATCCTGGCCCAGTTTGTCATACTGGGCTGTACCTGGATCCTGGGCCTGTACCAGACCAACCTTTTCTTTCAGGTCTTCTTTATCATCTTAAACTCACAGCAGGGAACCTTCCTCTTCATCGTCCACTGCATGCTCAATAAAGAG GTCAGAGAGGAGTACATTAAATGGCTGACCTGCTCTTTCATTAAGCAGAAACATGGAGGATCTGTG AGAGATGCACCCTCGGTCTCAGAGGACATCGACAAGGCTGAAGAACAGACGAACTGA